A genomic segment from Thermus sp. LT1-2-5 encodes:
- a CDS encoding adenylate/guanylate cyclase domain-containing protein, with product MRCECGHKNPPEARFCMACGRALGVILPEERRFVSVVFFDLVESTRGFQEGLDAAYARLQEALEGAARAARAKGGFVHRFLGDGILVLFGAPRARGLEPWRALEAALDMVRASPFPARAGVASGEVLWAPLGSGQAGEPTAVGSPVVLAERLSKLAAPGEVLADSATLTLAKGAKAEFLGQREARGLGWVAVHRVRAVEMALDPKEDALLRELRQALAHPPARLNLVGPPGSGKSLLLAKFLENPPFPVAFLERMGPETPLRASLRQAVEGALGDPEALVAKAGLPPKLALAFRYSLGLEARPSWSREALEGAILEAWKRLLATLEKPLLIVLKDLHAPDRTLERFLHTELPPNVALLVESRLPLFAPTLALKGRKAPPLLALQPALDALPPAERRALLAYGVLGEVPEALVRELVGPFAKARLLKEGLLHGETPLPEVREAALALVPEATAKAWHGEAARFYRERGHLAPAAFHLAQAGKAQEAAQILRSLAQAAWRQGHPEQAIPHYQEALRVAPPSWKGALAQELQDALASLGQGEEAQEGPRSQDPLLEAFRKAKDPSDLLPLLPGLKPYPLEEAQARLLLAGALWRRFQPQRALEVLSPFHPHLPPSLHLHRQSLYAGLLMDLGRYAEAEALLSQEGEGDPEALTRFRVTRIRLLLETGRLPQALTEGEAWYQEAPHPWLAAALLTAWTLRGRFREDLFQEALKHPDGRGLAALALAHHRWQKGLDPVPLLKEALREARRLSNPYVHHLALTSLALYLWPLAPRKAQALSQHLLYQTHRTGFAVHHEIARLLRAQLLLERGEPVEHLLGFSPSVPLTRAWHGLLAGEPPGRELRGYGILGRWVQRLWLERGMGWTRRKR from the coding sequence GTGCGCTGCGAGTGCGGGCACAAAAACCCCCCCGAGGCCCGGTTCTGCATGGCCTGTGGCCGGGCCCTAGGGGTCATCCTGCCTGAGGAGCGGCGCTTTGTGAGCGTGGTCTTCTTCGACCTGGTGGAGTCCACCCGGGGTTTCCAGGAAGGCTTGGACGCCGCCTACGCCCGGCTGCAGGAGGCCCTAGAAGGGGCGGCCCGCGCCGCCCGGGCCAAGGGCGGGTTCGTCCACCGCTTCCTGGGGGACGGGATCCTGGTGCTCTTCGGGGCGCCCAGGGCCAGGGGTCTGGAACCCTGGCGGGCCCTGGAAGCCGCCTTGGACATGGTGCGGGCCTCCCCCTTCCCCGCCCGGGCCGGGGTGGCCAGCGGGGAGGTGCTCTGGGCCCCCTTGGGTAGCGGCCAAGCGGGGGAGCCCACGGCGGTGGGTAGCCCCGTGGTCCTGGCGGAGCGGCTCTCCAAACTGGCGGCCCCAGGGGAGGTCCTGGCGGACAGCGCCACCTTGACCCTCGCCAAGGGGGCTAAGGCCGAGTTCTTAGGCCAGCGGGAAGCCCGGGGCCTGGGATGGGTGGCGGTGCACCGGGTAAGGGCGGTGGAGATGGCCCTGGACCCCAAGGAAGACGCCCTCCTTCGGGAACTGCGCCAAGCCCTGGCCCACCCCCCCGCCCGGCTCAACCTGGTGGGCCCCCCGGGAAGCGGCAAGAGCCTCCTTTTGGCAAAGTTCTTGGAAAACCCCCCATTTCCCGTGGCCTTCCTAGAGCGCATGGGCCCAGAAACCCCCCTGCGGGCAAGCCTCCGCCAGGCGGTGGAAGGTGCCTTGGGCGATCCCGAGGCCCTTGTGGCCAAGGCGGGCCTCCCCCCCAAGCTGGCCCTGGCCTTCCGCTATAGCCTGGGCCTCGAGGCCCGCCCTTCCTGGAGCCGGGAGGCCTTGGAGGGGGCCATCCTCGAGGCGTGGAAGCGGCTTTTGGCCACCTTGGAGAAACCTCTCCTCATCGTCCTCAAGGACCTCCACGCCCCCGACCGTACCCTGGAGCGCTTCCTTCACACCGAGCTTCCCCCAAACGTCGCCCTTTTGGTGGAAAGCCGCCTTCCCCTCTTCGCCCCCACCCTGGCCCTAAAGGGGAGAAAAGCCCCTCCCCTCCTGGCCCTCCAACCCGCCCTAGACGCCCTGCCCCCGGCGGAGCGGCGGGCCCTTTTGGCCTACGGGGTCTTGGGGGAGGTGCCGGAAGCCTTGGTGCGGGAGCTGGTGGGCCCTTTCGCCAAGGCGAGGCTCCTTAAGGAAGGGCTTCTGCACGGGGAAACCCCCCTCCCCGAGGTGCGGGAGGCCGCCCTCGCCCTGGTGCCCGAGGCCACGGCCAAGGCCTGGCACGGGGAAGCCGCCCGCTTCTACCGGGAACGAGGCCATCTAGCCCCGGCTGCCTTCCACCTGGCCCAAGCCGGGAAGGCCCAGGAGGCCGCCCAAATCCTCCGCTCCCTGGCCCAGGCCGCCTGGCGCCAAGGCCACCCGGAACAGGCCATCCCCCACTACCAGGAAGCCCTCCGGGTAGCCCCCCCCTCTTGGAAAGGGGCCTTAGCCCAGGAGCTTCAGGATGCCCTCGCCTCCTTAGGCCAAGGGGAGGAGGCCCAGGAGGGCCCGAGGTCCCAAGACCCCCTCCTCGAGGCCTTTCGGAAGGCAAAAGACCCCTCAGACCTCCTCCCCCTCCTCCCCGGGCTCAAGCCCTACCCCTTGGAGGAGGCCCAGGCCCGCCTCCTCCTGGCCGGGGCGCTTTGGCGCCGCTTCCAGCCCCAGCGGGCCCTGGAGGTCCTAAGCCCCTTCCACCCCCACCTACCCCCTTCCCTCCACCTCCACCGCCAAAGCCTCTATGCGGGCCTCCTCATGGACCTGGGCCGCTACGCCGAGGCGGAAGCCCTCCTCAGCCAGGAGGGGGAAGGGGACCCGGAAGCCCTCACCCGCTTCCGCGTTACCCGGATCCGCCTCCTTTTGGAAACAGGCCGCCTGCCCCAAGCCTTGACGGAGGGGGAGGCATGGTACCAGGAAGCCCCCCACCCGTGGCTCGCCGCCGCCCTCCTCACCGCCTGGACCCTAAGGGGCCGCTTCCGGGAAGACCTCTTCCAGGAGGCCCTGAAACACCCGGATGGCCGGGGCCTCGCCGCCTTGGCCCTGGCCCACCACCGCTGGCAAAAAGGCCTTGACCCCGTGCCCCTCCTCAAAGAGGCCCTGCGGGAGGCCCGCCGCCTTTCCAACCCCTACGTCCACCACCTGGCCCTCACCTCCTTGGCCCTATACCTCTGGCCTCTGGCCCCCCGGAAGGCCCAGGCCCTTTCCCAGCACCTCCTCTACCAGACCCATCGCACGGGCTTCGCCGTGCACCACGAGATAGCCAGGCTCCTCAGGGCCCAGCTCCTTCTGGAAAGGGGGGAACCCGTGGAACACCTCCTAGGGTTTTCCCCCTCGGTCCCCTTGACCCGAGCCTGGCACGGCCTGTTGGCCGGGGAACCCCCGGGGCGGGAGCTAAGGGGATACGGTATCCTGGGGAGGTGGGTTCAGCGCCTTTGGCTTGAGCGGGGGATGGGATGGACACGGCGCAAGCGGTAG